From Streptomyces durmitorensis, a single genomic window includes:
- a CDS encoding serine hydrolase domain-containing protein, whose product MQPPVRTAIAAALVLGLTGAATAPALADAHSHAPATTAPAQDSAPDGKALRKAIKGLPNADATAALVRVGGPEGTWRGRSGVHDLVTGRKADPHGRFRAGSTTKIVTAAVALQLAAEGELDLDRPVQHYMPELFPTQKQQRKFEPIPVRSLLNYTSGLKSGDGFDDEYAHRYDTLEPQKVVASAISKGPEHDPGAEQHYRNIGYTVLGLLIERVTGDSYADQASERIFRPLHLHDTYFPGADPRIRGPHNRGYQSMKQPDGTTRLVDVTEWNQSDRFAAGDMISSTADMEVFTQALFGGEVVPRPQLKEMFTLPKLAPGVPEATFGAGLQRMELDDDKVVWLKTGSRYGYSNMIASTENGSRTLVYSVNATDAKGPAMNPVAERIALAALSQG is encoded by the coding sequence GTGCAGCCACCCGTCCGTACCGCCATCGCCGCCGCCCTCGTCCTTGGCCTCACCGGCGCGGCGACCGCCCCCGCCCTCGCGGACGCCCACAGCCACGCCCCGGCCACGACGGCTCCCGCTCAGGACTCCGCGCCCGACGGCAAGGCCCTACGCAAGGCGATCAAGGGGCTCCCGAACGCCGACGCGACCGCCGCCCTCGTCCGCGTCGGCGGCCCGGAGGGCACCTGGCGCGGAAGATCCGGCGTACACGACCTGGTCACGGGCCGGAAGGCCGACCCGCACGGGCGGTTCCGCGCCGGGTCGACGACCAAGATCGTGACCGCGGCCGTGGCGCTGCAGCTGGCCGCCGAGGGCGAGCTGGACCTCGACAGACCGGTGCAGCACTACATGCCGGAGCTGTTCCCGACGCAGAAGCAGCAGCGGAAGTTCGAGCCCATCCCCGTCCGCAGCCTCCTCAACTACACGAGCGGCCTCAAGTCGGGCGACGGCTTCGACGACGAATACGCCCACCGCTACGACACGTTGGAGCCGCAGAAGGTCGTCGCGTCGGCCATCTCCAAGGGGCCCGAGCACGACCCCGGCGCCGAGCAGCACTACCGCAACATCGGCTACACCGTGCTCGGCCTGCTGATCGAGCGGGTCACCGGGGATTCGTACGCCGATCAGGCGAGCGAGCGGATCTTCCGGCCGCTGCACCTGCACGACACCTACTTCCCCGGCGCCGACCCCCGCATCCGCGGCCCGCACAACCGCGGCTACCAGAGCATGAAGCAGCCGGACGGCACCACCCGCCTGGTCGACGTCACGGAGTGGAACCAGTCGGACCGGTTCGCGGCGGGCGACATGATCTCCTCCACCGCCGACATGGAGGTCTTCACGCAGGCGCTGTTCGGCGGAGAGGTCGTGCCCCGGCCCCAGTTGAAGGAGATGTTCACCCTGCCGAAGCTGGCGCCGGGCGTCCCCGAAGCCACCTTCGGCGCGGGGCTCCAGCGGATGGAGCTCGACGACGACAAGGTGGTCTGGCTCAAGACCGGCTCCCGCTACGGCTACTCGAACATGATCGCCTCCACCGAGAACGGCTCCCGCACCCTCGTCTATTCGGTCAACGCGACCGACGCCAAGGGCCCGGCCATGAACCCGGTCGCCGAGCGGATCGCACTGGCCGCCCTCAGCCAGGGCTGA